Proteins encoded within one genomic window of SAR324 cluster bacterium:
- a CDS encoding DUF4292 domain-containing protein → MSQTLLKSFFLCSLYALWGCTPSVAPQLFLSPSFISDSVPAVTQASGKISIKNGDSRQSGDLLLTIDNEHQLRMRILAPLLGSQLYEIRMNDEQMMILDYQHREYFLGENTPSVRKIWLGVDLRMAEVGWWIWGRISSRQFEEWSGHKTTSGVILTKEQETYEIEFRDNQLPYKIIKKENQITIFEITIMEYQNIDHFRVPYKINILDLQENNQLRIVLTELSASSETLNLDFDPPASMRPLVTAFGDDS, encoded by the coding sequence ATGTCTCAGACTCTTCTAAAAAGTTTTTTTCTGTGCAGTCTCTATGCCTTGTGGGGCTGCACCCCTTCTGTTGCACCCCAATTATTTCTTTCGCCATCGTTTATCAGTGATTCTGTCCCGGCAGTCACACAGGCTTCCGGGAAAATTTCCATCAAGAATGGTGATTCTCGCCAAAGTGGTGACCTGCTTTTGACTATTGACAATGAACACCAACTCCGAATGCGGATTCTGGCTCCATTGCTGGGTAGCCAGTTGTACGAAATCAGGATGAATGATGAACAAATGATGATTCTTGATTACCAACATAGGGAATATTTTTTGGGCGAAAATACGCCGTCTGTTCGAAAAATATGGCTGGGAGTCGATCTCAGGATGGCTGAAGTGGGTTGGTGGATTTGGGGACGGATTTCTTCACGACAATTTGAGGAATGGTCAGGACACAAAACCACTTCTGGTGTGATCCTGACCAAAGAACAGGAAACCTATGAGATTGAGTTTCGTGACAATCAGTTGCCCTATAAAATCATAAAGAAAGAAAACCAGATCACAATATTTGAAATTACCATAATGGAATATCAGAATATCGACCATTTTAGGGTTCCTTATAAAATAAATATTCTGGATCTTCAGGAAAATAATCAGCTCAGAATTGTCCTGACTGAACTATCGGCGTCATCGG
- a CDS encoding TerB family tellurite resistance protein produces MNRRLFNDMNQEEQFWYAKAVVAIIVADGRIDDAEIKYLRTIFDFFTKSSVQFEELEQYTQGTKKVKIEKITTIDAQKANDILKDCTSVAISDGEFHPKEEKIIRKIGTSMGIETSTIEHIIQWGRAQLAYIFAISI; encoded by the coding sequence ATGAATCGAAGATTGTTTAACGACATGAATCAGGAAGAGCAATTCTGGTATGCAAAAGCTGTTGTAGCAATAATTGTTGCGGATGGCCGGATTGATGATGCTGAAATAAAATATTTAAGAACGATTTTTGATTTTTTTACCAAAAGTTCTGTTCAATTTGAAGAATTAGAACAGTACACTCAGGGAACAAAGAAAGTGAAAATTGAGAAAATTACAACCATTGACGCACAAAAAGCAAATGACATTCTGAAAGATTGTACGTCTGTTGCCATCTCAGATGGTGAGTTTCATCCAAAAGAAGAAAAAATTATCCGAAAAATCGGCACATCTATGGGAATTGAAACCTCAACCATTGAGCATATCATTCAATGGGGACGTGCACAACTTGCCTATATTTTTGCCATATCCATCTGA